Part of the Mytilus edulis chromosome 9, xbMytEdul2.2, whole genome shotgun sequence genome, TCATGTTTGCCATTTTATCTAATGACAACGACGCACTATTGAGACAGCAACTTAACAACAAATTGTTTGTAtcttataaaaaatcaattatcataCATGTCGTATATATTATTAAACTTTACATTCAAATACGAAAATAAATATGATCAGAGAGATTAACCCATAATTGACCCATCAATTGGATAGCATGCATATGATGCCACTCTATTGTGTTAGGGATgacattaaaattatttaaaattattttttatggaaacaaagaaatataactTTCAAGTTTGATAAATCTGTTTTTCATGGAATGAAAAATTGcagaacatgtacatgtacaagtatcacatgtgaaattggaataatgaTTTATTcatctttattaaatttataaaatgttgaaaataggCTATAATTTTTTCTTGTCTTATAGTTTCAGAGCACAGAAAAGATGGGCTTACagaaaaatacaacaataaaacatcTTTTAGTATGACCCCAGAAGAATTTACTAAGATTTTTGAAACATCATATCAAGAAGCATTAGAAAACATAATGAACAGTCCTTTCAGGAACAGTAGCCGTTCTAAGCATGGGAAAGGTATTCTGGCAATTACTTTATATTACGCAGCAAGTCAACAGACAAACACACAATTATCAGAAGAACTAGCACCTGTTTTCGCAAACTTGTTTGAAAAAGTAGAGTCGGATTGCAATACCGATTTAAACACATCTGAGAAACTTTTCtcatctttttataaaataaCAGCTGATAATGAATTTCAATCGAAGTTATCTGCCATTGTTACATCTGAATTTGAGAACATTGACTTCGAAGGTGAACTTTCCGCTAAACTGTTTTTATCTGTGCTACAAGATGCCCTACTGAAGTCTCTAGTGAAAAACCGTGCACAGCTGTACCAAAAGAATGCAACCAAGCTAGATACCACAATGACAAATTCAGACCAATCAGTGCTTTACTACATTTCAGGGTATATAATTTCAAAACTTCAGAAGAAAACATACCAACACAAAAACTTGAAAAACCAGAAAATTCGTGAAGCTATGACTAATTTTGTGGTAAAACAATCAACAATGTTACAAGAGCATGTTAAAAAGTTTGCAGAGTGGACCAAGAAATTAAACAGAggaggactcaaaattccaagtGACAACTTTTATTATTTCATCCGGCATTGTGAAATTGTTCTCCGGCAAAGTATTGACCTTGGAAATGTGAATTCCCAAACACTTATGATTACAAACCTGAAAGAAGTTATAGTTTCCGCACATATGGTAAATTATTACTGGGAAATTTTGTGTGATAACAATGAATTTTCTTCATATATCATGGAATCATGtgtttcattatttttaacaatCCGTGGACACTCCTTAGCACGTGCAGTGCAACTTCAAATTCCCAACAGCACATCACAACATGAGAAGCCACTAAGGAAGGTTTTGAAAGACAAATCTGATAACCGCAAACAGTAATTagtgaaattaaacatttgtgacTTTTGAAGAGATCATATTAATTATGTGTATCTTAATCTGTTATAGTTTTTGGTTCTTTTAGTGCTTTATTTTCTTCATACATTTATGATTTACATGTATGACAACATGCTGTTAGATTTGTCTTtgtgttgtttggttttttttaataccataaaaTGTCAGTGCTTCTCTTGGATATGTAcagactttttatatatataacatatacatgtatgtagctgtttatatttttaatgtaCGTGTATGTTCATGCATTggtgtgttgttgtttttttgtaagCACAGATGATAAATAATGCACAGGTTTTTTTATGCTCATTTTTCAAGTATGAAGTCGATAAATTCTTAAGAATTAAATTACGGTTTTTTAAAGTCATGTAAGTAGGAAGAATCTATTTTGAGacttgtaaatttttgaaaatttattatttttcaaaattctacagaaaaattacaatacaatatacagcacatgtacattatgtaaagtttgttaagtttaaataatttcttttcgCCTGTTCAATATACCAACCAGTAATATTGTACATGTTGGATCATATGGTTTTTACTGTTCAGCTCAGCTctaaattgtataaaatttgtGACTGTTCATCATTCATTTTTATCAAGTAAAAGCAGTTATATAACATAAAGTAGAACTATTTTATTTCTATTAGTGCTCCACTTAAAGGGcatgtataatacatgtacatattgaaGATGGATGAAATGTACCACATATACCAGTTTTTAAGGTTATActtgatgtttattttattgtctgTTACTATCATTGAGAAatactgtatacatgtacattgtatatacatgtagtctgagttgatatgaatatgaacatga contains:
- the LOC139487762 gene encoding uncharacterized protein, with translation MYDKENFLSWSDDIDLDALLECYTESETAEFSDEDFEPSPAKKSKTAATTPSQPSQLNIPCYQCPDCDKTYKSIAGFRGHVRQKHGITSIKVSEHRKDGLTEKYNNKTSFSMTPEEFTKIFETSYQEALENIMNSPFRNSSRSKHGKGILAITLYYAASQQTNTQLSEELAPVFANLFEKVESDCNTDLNTSEKLFSSFYKITADNEFQSKLSAIVTSEFENIDFEGELSAKLFLSVLQDALLKSLVKNRAQLYQKNATKLDTTMTNSDQSVLYYISGYIISKLQKKTYQHKNLKNQKIREAMTNFVVKQSTMLQEHVKKFAEWTKKLNRGGLKIPSDNFYYFIRHCEIVLRQSIDLGNVNSQTLMITNLKEVIVSAHMVNYYWEILCDNNEFSSYIMESCVSLFLTIRGHSLARAVQLQIPNSTSQHEKPLRKVLKDKSDNRKQ